A single region of the Lycium barbarum isolate Lr01 chromosome 2, ASM1917538v2, whole genome shotgun sequence genome encodes:
- the LOC132626884 gene encoding elongation factor 1-gamma 2-like isoform X2: MLQVLHSTSNNKNASKALIAAEYTGVKVELAKDFQMGVSNKTPEFIKMNPIGKVPVLETPDGPVFESNAIARYVAKSKPDSTLFGSSLIEYAQIEQWNDFSATEIDSNIARWLYPRLGYGVHIPPAEEAAVAALKRALGALNTHLASNTYLVGHAITLADIIMGCNLSIGFRMIMTKSFTKEFPHVERYFWTVVNQPNFCKILGEVKQAESVPAPQSKKPAEPAKPKAEPKKEVKKEEAKPEEEEAAPKPKPKNPLDLLPPSKMILDDWKRLYSNTKTNFREVAVKGFWDMYDPEGYSLWFCDYKYNDENTVSFVTLNKVGGFLQRMDLARKYAFGKMLIIGSEAPFKVKGLWLFRGKEIPKFIMDEVYDMELYEWKEVDINDEAQKERASQMIEDFEPFEGEALLDAKCFK, encoded by the exons ATGTTGCAGGTTTTGCACTCAACAAGTAACAACAAAAATGCCTCAAAGGCACTCATTGCTGCTGAGTACACTGGTGTAAAGGTTGAACTTGCAAAGGATTTCCAGATGGGTGTATCTAACAAGACACCCGAGTTTATCAAGATGAATCCAATTGGAAAG GTTCCTGTGCTTGAAACACCCGATGGACCTGTTTTTGAGAGCAATGCTATTGCACGTTATG TTGCTAAATCCAAGCCCGACAGTACTCTTTTTGGCTCTTCATTGATTGAATAT GCTCAAATCGAACAATGGAATGATTTTTCTGCCACCGAGATTGATTCAAATATTGCACGTTGGTTGTACCCACGCCTTGGATATGGTGTACACATTCCTCCA GCTGAGGAAGCTGCAGTAGCTGCACTGAAGAGAGCTCTTGGTGCTTTGAACACCCATCTTGCATCTAACACATACTTGGTTGGACATGCAATCACATTGGCTGACATCATCATGGGCTGCAACTTGAGCATTGGTTTTAGGATGATAATGACGAAGAGCTTTACCAAGGAGTTCCCACATGTGGAGAGATACTTCTGGACTGTGGTTAATCAGCCAAATTTCTGCAAGATATTGGGTGAGGTGAAACAAGCTGAATCTGTCCCAGCTCCGCAATCCAAGAAGCCAGCGGAACCTGCAAAACCCAAGGCTGAGCCAAAGAAAGAGGTTAAGAAGGAAGAAGCAAAGCCTGAAGAGGAGGAAGCAGCACCCAAGCCTAAGCCAAAGAATCCTCTTGATCTCTTGCCTCCAAGTAAGATGATTCTGGATGATTGGAAGAGGCTTTACTCCAACACCAAGACCAACTTCCGTGAGGTTGCCGTTAAAG GTTTCTGGGACATGTATGATCCTGAAGGATATTCTCTCTGGTTTTGTGACTACAAGTACAATGATGAGAACACAGTCTCCTTTGTAACCTTGAACAAGGTTGGTGGTTTTCTGCAAAGGATGGATCTGGCACGCAAGTACGCGTTTGGTAAGATGTTGATCATTGGTTCTGAGGCCCCATTCAAGGTGAAGGGATTGTGGCTTTTCCGTGGAAAGGAAATTCCCAAGTTCATTATGGATGAAGTCTATGACATGGAGCTATATGAATGGAAGGAAGTAGACATCAACGATGAAGCCCAGAAGGAGCGTGCCAGCCAAATGATTGAAGATTTCGAGCCTTTTGAGGGAGAGGCTCTGTTGGATGCAAAATGCTTCAAGTAA
- the LOC132626884 gene encoding elongation factor 1-gamma 2-like isoform X1, with protein sequence MALVLHSTSNNKNASKALIAAEYTGVKVELAKDFQMGVSNKTPEFIKMNPIGKVPVLETPDGPVFESNAIARYVAKSKPDSTLFGSSLIEYAQIEQWNDFSATEIDSNIARWLYPRLGYGVHIPPAEEAAVAALKRALGALNTHLASNTYLVGHAITLADIIMGCNLSIGFRMIMTKSFTKEFPHVERYFWTVVNQPNFCKILGEVKQAESVPAPQSKKPAEPAKPKAEPKKEVKKEEAKPEEEEAAPKPKPKNPLDLLPPSKMILDDWKRLYSNTKTNFREVAVKGFWDMYDPEGYSLWFCDYKYNDENTVSFVTLNKVGGFLQRMDLARKYAFGKMLIIGSEAPFKVKGLWLFRGKEIPKFIMDEVYDMELYEWKEVDINDEAQKERASQMIEDFEPFEGEALLDAKCFK encoded by the exons ATGGCTCTA GTTTTGCACTCAACAAGTAACAACAAAAATGCCTCAAAGGCACTCATTGCTGCTGAGTACACTGGTGTAAAGGTTGAACTTGCAAAGGATTTCCAGATGGGTGTATCTAACAAGACACCCGAGTTTATCAAGATGAATCCAATTGGAAAG GTTCCTGTGCTTGAAACACCCGATGGACCTGTTTTTGAGAGCAATGCTATTGCACGTTATG TTGCTAAATCCAAGCCCGACAGTACTCTTTTTGGCTCTTCATTGATTGAATAT GCTCAAATCGAACAATGGAATGATTTTTCTGCCACCGAGATTGATTCAAATATTGCACGTTGGTTGTACCCACGCCTTGGATATGGTGTACACATTCCTCCA GCTGAGGAAGCTGCAGTAGCTGCACTGAAGAGAGCTCTTGGTGCTTTGAACACCCATCTTGCATCTAACACATACTTGGTTGGACATGCAATCACATTGGCTGACATCATCATGGGCTGCAACTTGAGCATTGGTTTTAGGATGATAATGACGAAGAGCTTTACCAAGGAGTTCCCACATGTGGAGAGATACTTCTGGACTGTGGTTAATCAGCCAAATTTCTGCAAGATATTGGGTGAGGTGAAACAAGCTGAATCTGTCCCAGCTCCGCAATCCAAGAAGCCAGCGGAACCTGCAAAACCCAAGGCTGAGCCAAAGAAAGAGGTTAAGAAGGAAGAAGCAAAGCCTGAAGAGGAGGAAGCAGCACCCAAGCCTAAGCCAAAGAATCCTCTTGATCTCTTGCCTCCAAGTAAGATGATTCTGGATGATTGGAAGAGGCTTTACTCCAACACCAAGACCAACTTCCGTGAGGTTGCCGTTAAAG GTTTCTGGGACATGTATGATCCTGAAGGATATTCTCTCTGGTTTTGTGACTACAAGTACAATGATGAGAACACAGTCTCCTTTGTAACCTTGAACAAGGTTGGTGGTTTTCTGCAAAGGATGGATCTGGCACGCAAGTACGCGTTTGGTAAGATGTTGATCATTGGTTCTGAGGCCCCATTCAAGGTGAAGGGATTGTGGCTTTTCCGTGGAAAGGAAATTCCCAAGTTCATTATGGATGAAGTCTATGACATGGAGCTATATGAATGGAAGGAAGTAGACATCAACGATGAAGCCCAGAAGGAGCGTGCCAGCCAAATGATTGAAGATTTCGAGCCTTTTGAGGGAGAGGCTCTGTTGGATGCAAAATGCTTCAAGTAA